A stretch of the Microtus ochrogaster isolate Prairie Vole_2 linkage group LG2, MicOch1.0, whole genome shotgun sequence genome encodes the following:
- the Vps26a gene encoding vacuolar protein sorting-associated protein 26A isoform X1, with amino-acid sequence MSFLGGFFGPICEIDVSLNDGETRKMAEMKTEDGKVEKHYLFYDGESVSGKVNLAFKQPGKRLEHQGIRIEFVGQIELFNDKSNTHEFVNLVKELALPGELTQSRSYDFEFMQVEKPYESYIGANVRLRYFLKVTIVRRLTDLVKEYDLIVHQLATYPDVNNSIKMEVGIEDCLHIEFEYNKSKYHLKDVIVGKIYFLLVRIKIQHMELQLIKKEITGIGPSTTTETETIAKYEIMDGAPVKGESIPIRLFLAGYDPTPTMRDVNKKFSVRYFLNLVLVDEEDRRYFKQQEIILWRKAPEKLRKQRTNFHQRFESPESQASVEQPEM; translated from the exons agTTTTCTTGGAGGCTTTTTTGGTCCTATTTGTGAGATCGATGTTTCCCTTAATGATGGGGAAACCAGGAAAATGgcagaaatgaaaactgaagatGGCAAAGTAGAAAAACACTATCTCTTCTATGATGGAGAATCTGTTTCAGGAAAG GTAAACCTAGCCTTTAAGCAGCCTGGAAAGAGGCTAGAGCATCAAGGAATTAGAATTGAATTTGTAGGTCAAATTG aACTTTTCAATGACAAGAGTAATACTCATGAATTTGTAAACCTAGTGAAAGAACTAGCCTTACCCGGAGAACTGACTCAGAGCAGAAGTTATGATTTTGAATTTATGCAAGTTGAAAAGCCATATGAGTCATACATCGGTGCCAATGTCCGCCTGAG GTATTTTCTTAAGGTGACGATTGTGAGAAGGCTGACAGACTTAGTGAAAGAGTACGATCTTATTGTTCACCAGCTTGCTACCTATCCTGATGTCAACAACTCTATTAAAATGGAAGTGGGCATTGAAGATTGTCTGCACATAGAGTTTGAATATAATAAGTCAAA GTATCATTTAAAGGATGTGATTGTTggaaaaatttactttttattagtaagaataaaaatacaacacaTGGAGTTACAACTCATCAAGAAAGAGATCACAGGAATTG GACCCAGcaccacaacagaaacagaaacaattgCTAAATATGAGATAATGGATGGTGCGCCAGTGAAAG gagAATCTATTCCAATAAGATTGTTCTTAGCAGGGTATGACCCAACTCCCACAATGAGAGATGTGAACAAGAAGTTTTCAGTAAGGTACTTTTTGAACCTGGTGCTTGTTGATGAGGAAGACAGAAGGTACTTCAAGCAGCAG GAGATCATCCTGTGGAGAAAAGCACCTGAAAAACTGAGAAAACAGAGGACGAACTTTCACCAGCGGTTTGAATCTCCAGAATCACAGGCATCTGTGGAACAGCCCGAGATGTAA
- the Vps26a gene encoding vacuolar protein sorting-associated protein 26A isoform X2, protein MQVEKPYESYIGANVRLRYFLKVTIVRRLTDLVKEYDLIVHQLATYPDVNNSIKMEVGIEDCLHIEFEYNKSKYHLKDVIVGKIYFLLVRIKIQHMELQLIKKEITGIGPSTTTETETIAKYEIMDGAPVKGESIPIRLFLAGYDPTPTMRDVNKKFSVRYFLNLVLVDEEDRRYFKQQEIILWRKAPEKLRKQRTNFHQRFESPESQASVEQPEM, encoded by the exons ATGCAAGTTGAAAAGCCATATGAGTCATACATCGGTGCCAATGTCCGCCTGAG GTATTTTCTTAAGGTGACGATTGTGAGAAGGCTGACAGACTTAGTGAAAGAGTACGATCTTATTGTTCACCAGCTTGCTACCTATCCTGATGTCAACAACTCTATTAAAATGGAAGTGGGCATTGAAGATTGTCTGCACATAGAGTTTGAATATAATAAGTCAAA GTATCATTTAAAGGATGTGATTGTTggaaaaatttactttttattagtaagaataaaaatacaacacaTGGAGTTACAACTCATCAAGAAAGAGATCACAGGAATTG GACCCAGcaccacaacagaaacagaaacaattgCTAAATATGAGATAATGGATGGTGCGCCAGTGAAAG gagAATCTATTCCAATAAGATTGTTCTTAGCAGGGTATGACCCAACTCCCACAATGAGAGATGTGAACAAGAAGTTTTCAGTAAGGTACTTTTTGAACCTGGTGCTTGTTGATGAGGAAGACAGAAGGTACTTCAAGCAGCAG GAGATCATCCTGTGGAGAAAAGCACCTGAAAAACTGAGAAAACAGAGGACGAACTTTCACCAGCGGTTTGAATCTCCAGAATCACAGGCATCTGTGGAACAGCCCGAGATGTAA